A single window of Methylacidimicrobium sp. AP8 DNA harbors:
- a CDS encoding IS1182 family transposase — MAERFVTVDRMTPMLLPEDLRDWVEEDDLVHFVIEAVERMDLRGFRVNVRGTGDAQYPPSMMLSLLIYCYANGIFSSRRIEAATRRDVAVRYLCANTHPDHDTICRFRRENFAAVADCFLKVLELAREMKLLKVGVVSVDGTKIRAKASKHRNVTYERAGELVELLRADVADLLKRAEEADRREEADPGKLPEEIGRRERLQAKLEEAQRRLEERAKERAERERADYERKGKEREARKGSAKGRHIHPPEEKLGAEEQSKLTDPESRLMRKSRNEAFEQSYNAQAAVDAEGSALVLSARVSVCANDAGELEADVRAIPTEAGRVRAVLVDTGYANGEQVEALQAEGIEVYCPMRAEALECRRRYEFRPTDRRREKPVEYTAPWRRKMVEKLASPEGRRLYARRKQTVEPVFGIIKSVMGFRAFRLRGQAKVQGEWSLVCLAYNFKRLWKLGGARKPGSLPIGSLWSLSAGKTVVALSWFLGFPRQSLPMPHRTVAASWQTLVLRPTGC, encoded by the coding sequence ATGGCTGAGCGATTTGTGACGGTGGATCGGATGACGCCGATGCTTTTGCCCGAGGACCTGCGAGATTGGGTGGAGGAGGACGACTTGGTGCATTTTGTCATCGAGGCGGTGGAGAGGATGGATCTGCGGGGCTTTCGGGTGAACGTACGCGGGACTGGGGACGCACAGTATCCGCCGTCGATGATGCTCTCGCTTTTGATTTATTGCTACGCCAACGGAATCTTTTCGAGTCGGAGGATTGAGGCAGCGACGCGGCGGGACGTGGCGGTGCGTTATCTTTGTGCGAACACCCATCCGGATCACGACACGATCTGCCGGTTTCGGCGGGAGAACTTTGCTGCGGTGGCGGACTGCTTTTTGAAGGTCTTGGAGTTGGCCCGGGAGATGAAGCTTTTGAAGGTCGGGGTGGTGAGTGTCGACGGGACGAAGATTCGGGCCAAGGCGAGCAAGCATCGGAATGTGACCTACGAGCGGGCCGGAGAACTGGTGGAGCTTTTGCGGGCGGATGTGGCAGATCTCTTGAAGAGGGCGGAGGAAGCGGACCGGAGAGAGGAAGCGGATCCGGGCAAGCTACCTGAGGAGATTGGTCGGCGGGAGCGGCTCCAGGCAAAGCTAGAGGAAGCGCAACGCCGACTGGAGGAACGGGCCAAGGAGCGAGCGGAGCGGGAGCGTGCGGATTACGAGCGGAAGGGAAAAGAACGGGAAGCTCGCAAGGGGAGTGCCAAAGGGCGGCATATCCACCCTCCGGAGGAGAAGCTTGGGGCGGAGGAGCAAAGCAAGCTGACCGATCCCGAGAGTCGGCTGATGCGCAAGAGTCGCAACGAAGCCTTTGAACAGAGCTACAATGCGCAGGCGGCCGTGGATGCGGAAGGGAGTGCCTTGGTGCTTTCGGCTCGGGTGAGTGTGTGCGCCAACGATGCCGGCGAGTTGGAAGCCGACGTGCGGGCCATTCCTACGGAAGCCGGTCGGGTCCGTGCGGTGCTGGTAGACACGGGGTATGCCAATGGCGAACAGGTCGAGGCTCTGCAGGCGGAGGGAATCGAAGTCTACTGTCCGATGAGGGCTGAAGCTCTGGAATGCCGCCGGCGATACGAGTTCCGGCCCACCGATCGTCGACGGGAGAAGCCCGTGGAATATACCGCCCCGTGGAGACGCAAGATGGTTGAGAAGCTCGCCAGTCCGGAAGGCCGCCGCCTCTATGCTCGACGCAAGCAGACGGTCGAACCGGTCTTCGGCATCATCAAATCGGTAATGGGCTTCCGGGCGTTTCGGCTCCGCGGGCAAGCCAAAGTCCAGGGCGAATGGTCCTTGGTCTGCTTGGCGTACAACTTCAAGCGACTTTGGAAGCTTGGGGGAGCCCGCAAGCCCGGTTCCCTTCCGATTGGATCCCTATGGTCGCTCTCCGCCGGAAAAACGGTCGTCGCATTGTCTTGGTTTTTAGGGTTCCCGAGACAATCGCTCCCCATGCCGCATCGGACCGTCGCCGCATCGTGGCAAACTCTCGTACTAAGGCCGACAGGCTGCTAG
- the infB gene encoding translation initiation factor IF-2 — translation MPKTKQTIPPPERREDRTHPAGQTVADRQPRPAPPAPTPGSESAGAARKTISLRGPITVKELAGLLEIKPFQLIHHLMEMNIFPTLTQLLDEDIARKVSNRMGFEVQTERKERHGPPSAPKVVEEPPPALVAKPDLQPRPPVVAFLGHVDHGKTTLLDAIRHTRVAAGEAGGITQHIGAYTINRGGKSITFIDTPGHEAFTAMRARGASITDLVVLVVAADDGVMPQTIEAIDHARAAKVPILVAISKIDVPGANPLRVKTQLQERGLVPEEFGGDTIFCEVSALKGKGIDHLLDMILLQAEVLELRAAFHGPATGRVIEAQMETGRGPTATVLVQQGILHAGDIAVCGPYWGRVRALINDLGKTVKEATPSTPVKVLGLSGLPTPGEELVVESDERKARQIAEERLAALKRPRRDEGPKITLENLYEAIAEGQRKTLHLVLKADTQGSIEALIGQLEKIPSKKVELAIIHAAAGPVTESDILLAKASGGIVIGFHVKTDSSAAAAAKREGVQIKLFSIIYELVDQVREAMAGLLEPELRETVLGTALVKKVFQLHKFSVAGVLVQTGRMIRKGQARVLRGKQPIYDGSIQTLKRFQDEVAEVRAGLECGLRLGNFDDYEPNDIIQCYQLERVPQSL, via the coding sequence ATGCCGAAAACCAAGCAGACCATCCCGCCTCCGGAGCGAAGAGAGGACCGCACCCACCCTGCCGGGCAAACGGTTGCCGATCGCCAACCCCGGCCGGCTCCTCCCGCACCGACGCCGGGAAGCGAATCCGCCGGGGCCGCCCGGAAGACGATTTCCCTGCGAGGGCCGATCACGGTCAAGGAATTGGCGGGGCTTTTGGAGATCAAGCCCTTCCAATTGATCCATCATCTGATGGAGATGAACATCTTTCCTACCTTGACCCAACTTCTGGATGAGGATATCGCCCGGAAAGTTTCGAACCGCATGGGCTTCGAAGTCCAGACGGAGCGCAAGGAGCGGCATGGGCCGCCGTCGGCACCCAAGGTCGTCGAAGAACCGCCTCCCGCTTTGGTGGCGAAGCCGGATCTCCAGCCTCGCCCGCCTGTCGTCGCCTTTCTGGGCCACGTCGACCACGGGAAAACCACCCTGCTCGACGCCATCCGACATACCCGGGTGGCGGCGGGGGAAGCCGGCGGGATCACCCAACATATCGGAGCCTACACGATCAACCGCGGGGGCAAGTCGATCACCTTTATCGACACCCCCGGCCATGAAGCGTTCACCGCCATGAGGGCGCGCGGCGCTTCGATCACCGACCTGGTCGTGCTCGTTGTCGCCGCCGACGACGGCGTCATGCCGCAGACGATCGAAGCCATCGATCATGCCCGAGCGGCGAAAGTTCCGATCCTTGTCGCCATCAGCAAGATCGACGTTCCGGGAGCCAATCCGCTCCGGGTGAAGACACAGCTCCAGGAGCGAGGATTGGTCCCGGAGGAGTTCGGCGGCGATACCATCTTCTGCGAAGTCTCCGCCTTGAAAGGGAAAGGGATTGATCATCTTCTGGACATGATCCTTCTCCAGGCGGAGGTTCTCGAGCTGCGCGCCGCCTTTCACGGTCCGGCGACCGGGCGGGTCATCGAAGCGCAAATGGAGACCGGTCGGGGACCGACGGCGACGGTTCTGGTCCAACAAGGAATTCTGCACGCGGGAGACATTGCGGTATGCGGACCTTATTGGGGGCGGGTCCGCGCGCTCATCAACGATCTGGGCAAGACGGTTAAGGAGGCGACACCGTCCACGCCCGTCAAGGTCTTGGGCTTGAGCGGATTGCCGACGCCGGGAGAAGAGCTGGTGGTGGAGAGCGATGAGCGCAAGGCGAGGCAGATCGCCGAGGAACGGTTGGCGGCCCTGAAGCGTCCGCGTCGGGACGAAGGCCCGAAAATCACGCTGGAGAACCTCTACGAGGCGATCGCGGAAGGACAGCGCAAGACCTTGCACCTGGTGCTCAAGGCGGACACCCAGGGATCGATCGAAGCCCTGATCGGCCAACTCGAGAAGATTCCGAGCAAGAAGGTAGAGCTGGCGATCATCCACGCGGCGGCCGGGCCGGTCACGGAATCGGACATTCTGCTGGCGAAGGCATCGGGAGGGATCGTGATCGGCTTCCATGTCAAGACCGACAGCTCCGCCGCCGCCGCCGCCAAGCGGGAGGGCGTGCAGATCAAGCTTTTCAGCATCATCTATGAGCTGGTCGACCAGGTCCGTGAGGCCATGGCAGGGCTACTCGAGCCGGAGCTGCGCGAGACAGTGCTTGGGACGGCATTGGTCAAAAAGGTATTCCAGCTCCATAAATTCTCGGTTGCCGGAGTCTTGGTGCAAACCGGCAGGATGATCCGCAAAGGCCAGGCGCGGGTGCTGCGCGGCAAGCAGCCGATCTACGACGGGAGCATCCAAACCCTCAAGCGCTTTCAAGACGAGGTGGCGGAGGTGCGTGCCGGACTCGAATGCGGTCTGCGGCTGGGCAACTTCGATGACTACGAGCCGAACGACATCATCCAGTGCTATCAACTGGAGCGGGTGCCACAAAGCCTTTGA
- a CDS encoding Gfo/Idh/MocA family protein, whose translation MQPIEIGVVGVGHIGRHHARICADLPQARLAGVFDIDAQRCREVAERYRTEAFDSLEALAARCQAVTIATPTGTHFSVAAACLESGCHVLVEKPIADRVEHARELVRMAGEKGLLLQVGHVERFNPAFRAMEPLLRAPRFIEAHRLCPYPGRNTEIGVVFDLMIHDLEIVLHLVPGPVVSIDAVGVAVLSATEDIANARIRFGGGAVANLTCSRISPEKMRKIRIFQEDAYLSLNYGEQCGEIYRKRDGRIERQPIPVEKDEPLRLQLRSFLECVRSQMTPVVDGGKGVAALDLAMQISDRISRGMVRT comes from the coding sequence ATGCAGCCTATCGAGATCGGTGTAGTCGGGGTTGGCCATATCGGACGTCACCACGCCCGCATTTGCGCGGATCTCCCCCAGGCCAGGCTTGCCGGGGTTTTCGATATTGATGCGCAGCGATGCCGGGAAGTGGCGGAACGTTATCGCACCGAGGCGTTTGATTCCCTGGAGGCTCTTGCGGCCAGATGCCAAGCGGTGACGATCGCCACTCCCACCGGGACCCATTTTTCGGTTGCCGCCGCCTGCCTGGAGTCCGGGTGCCACGTGCTTGTGGAGAAGCCGATTGCGGATCGGGTGGAGCACGCGCGGGAGCTTGTCCGGATGGCCGGCGAGAAGGGCCTGCTCTTGCAAGTGGGCCATGTGGAACGGTTCAATCCCGCTTTCCGGGCGATGGAGCCGCTTTTGCGCGCGCCGCGGTTCATCGAAGCGCACCGCCTCTGTCCCTATCCGGGGAGAAACACCGAGATCGGCGTCGTCTTCGATTTGATGATCCACGATCTGGAAATCGTGCTCCATCTGGTTCCCGGGCCGGTTGTCTCGATCGATGCGGTCGGGGTGGCGGTCCTGAGCGCCACCGAGGACATTGCCAACGCCCGCATCCGGTTCGGGGGCGGAGCCGTTGCCAATCTGACCTGCAGCCGCATCAGCCCGGAAAAGATGCGGAAGATTCGGATCTTTCAGGAAGACGCGTACCTCTCCCTCAATTACGGCGAGCAGTGCGGCGAAATCTACCGGAAAAGAGACGGGCGGATCGAGCGGCAGCCGATTCCGGTCGAGAAGGATGAACCCCTTCGGCTTCAGCTCCGTTCATTCCTTGAATGCGTCCGCTCGCAGATGACGCCGGTCGTGGATGGGGGAAAGGGGGTTGCGGCTCTGGACTTGGCTATGCAGATTTCCGATCGCATCAGCCGGGGTATGGTGAGGACATGA
- the lpxB gene encoding lipid-A-disaccharide synthase, protein MRRSHRRRKIYLVAGEPSGDTLGALLIEALRRQDPEIVCRGVGGPKMAAAGQRQTVDLTEHAVVGLVEVLRHYRGLRKLFHRLLREIEAARPDVVVLIDYPGFNLRLAAAVRRRLPSIKLIYYVSPQVWAWKPGRAELLSKTVDELLVLFPFEEEWYRHRGIPLTVSCVGHPLWDRLLVNQRRERKPGAPMTIGLLPGSRESEIERHLPLLLETAAEMDWRRGNLEFLLVTPDARREAYVRQQWAARGPGPAIRLRVGYALSHLARCDLALLCSGSASLECAAVGTPQLLVYKANPITYAVAKRVVQVRYLSIVNLLADAPVVPELISEKLTSGAIAEAALHLLDHPEERAAMVQAMQAAIEPIARAGASARAAAHVLALADRPCQAREADGSAVGRFPGKRTPEALDDSRVGSLASGGRPSPKSFLLRLAERARLFRSGLVFHPRSESSHTAAVDSYSSGGKPAPGLAPKPICGASATEFVRNGG, encoded by the coding sequence ATGAGGCGATCGCATCGCAGGAGAAAGATCTATCTGGTCGCCGGAGAGCCGAGCGGCGATACCCTCGGCGCGCTTTTGATCGAGGCCCTCCGGCGGCAGGACCCCGAGATCGTATGCCGCGGCGTCGGCGGCCCGAAGATGGCGGCCGCGGGCCAGCGGCAGACCGTCGACCTCACGGAGCACGCTGTCGTCGGCCTCGTGGAGGTGCTCCGTCATTATCGCGGGCTGCGGAAGCTCTTTCATCGCCTGCTGCGGGAAATCGAAGCGGCTCGCCCCGACGTGGTGGTGCTGATCGACTATCCCGGGTTCAACCTGCGTCTGGCTGCGGCCGTTCGTCGCCGATTGCCGAGCATCAAGCTGATCTATTACGTCAGTCCCCAGGTTTGGGCTTGGAAGCCCGGACGGGCCGAGCTTTTGTCGAAGACCGTCGATGAGCTTCTCGTCCTCTTCCCCTTCGAAGAGGAGTGGTATCGGCACCGGGGAATTCCGCTGACCGTCTCGTGCGTCGGTCACCCGCTCTGGGATCGCCTCCTGGTCAACCAGAGGCGGGAGCGGAAGCCGGGGGCGCCCATGACGATCGGGCTTTTGCCCGGCAGCCGGGAAAGTGAAATCGAGCGCCATCTTCCTCTCCTTCTGGAAACGGCAGCGGAGATGGACTGGCGGCGCGGCAACTTGGAATTTCTTTTGGTGACGCCCGATGCCCGCCGCGAAGCGTACGTCCGCCAGCAGTGGGCGGCTCGCGGGCCGGGCCCGGCGATCCGCCTGCGGGTCGGCTACGCCCTCTCCCACCTGGCCCGGTGCGACCTGGCGCTGCTCTGCTCCGGGTCGGCCTCGCTCGAATGCGCGGCGGTCGGAACCCCCCAGCTTCTCGTCTACAAGGCCAACCCCATCACCTATGCCGTGGCCAAGCGGGTGGTTCAGGTCCGCTATTTGAGCATCGTCAACCTTTTGGCCGATGCGCCGGTCGTGCCGGAGCTCATCAGCGAAAAACTGACTTCCGGCGCGATCGCTGAGGCGGCCCTGCATCTTCTGGATCATCCGGAAGAACGCGCGGCGATGGTCCAAGCCATGCAAGCGGCGATTGAGCCGATCGCCCGGGCGGGGGCGAGCGCTCGGGCCGCGGCCCACGTCTTGGCGCTGGCCGACCGGCCGTGCCAGGCCCGCGAGGCGGACGGATCGGCGGTGGGGCGTTTCCCGGGGAAGCGAACCCCGGAGGCGCTCGACGATTCTCGGGTCGGCAGCCTTGCTTCGGGAGGGCGGCCATCTCCGAAAAGCTTTCTCCTGCGGCTTGCCGAAAGGGCTCGTCTGTTTCGCTCCGGCTTGGTTTTCCATCCTCGCAGTGAGTCTTCTCATACGGCTGCGGTGGATTCATACAGCTCCGGTGGAAAACCAGCGCCCGGCCTCGCACCCAAGCCCATTTGCGGCGCCTCGGCTACGGAATTTGTGAGGAATGGCGGCTAG
- the rbfA gene encoding 30S ribosome-binding factor RbfA yields the protein MGTHRTIRVSEVIRKELSECFRREVSLEGLLLTISAVETTPDLKEAFVFISAWESPMPSEELLFLLQRHRREWQHRLGKKLQSKFTPHLTFHIDDSLERGDRILRILQEIESEQGNGGPPAEQSASSMG from the coding sequence ATGGGTACGCATCGAACCATCCGGGTATCGGAAGTGATCCGAAAGGAGCTTTCCGAATGCTTTCGCAGGGAAGTTTCGCTCGAAGGGTTGCTGCTGACAATCTCTGCGGTAGAAACCACCCCCGATTTGAAGGAAGCTTTCGTCTTCATCAGCGCCTGGGAATCTCCCATGCCGAGCGAAGAGCTGCTCTTTCTCCTCCAGCGTCATCGGAGGGAATGGCAGCATCGCCTGGGAAAGAAGCTCCAGTCGAAGTTCACCCCGCACCTGACGTTCCACATCGATGATTCCCTGGAGCGTGGCGACCGCATCCTGCGCATCCTTCAGGAAATCGAGAGCGAGCAGGGAAACGGAGGGCCGCCGGCGGAACAATCCGCATCCTCCATGGGTTGA
- a CDS encoding LpxI family protein → MESQKGGHEGGRNDRLGLIAGRGVYPILMAQAARRAGVEELSTVAFIGETDPEIEKLSRRVEWLRVGQLGSLLRFFRGCGVARAVMAGAIAPSHLFDLRPDLKALLLLARLKVRNAATIFGAIADELRRVGVLLLPATTYLEDQLAPVGHFGGPPLRPRQWEDAAFGFRMAKEIARLDIGQSLVVKQGTVLAVEAFEGTDKTLERGGGLGHGKAVLIKVSKPGQDFRFDVPVIGRRTIEMARRSGVELIVCEAGKTLILEKEKVVDLAGELGISLYGMREEGEKAGCSLSRSV, encoded by the coding sequence GTGGAAAGTCAAAAGGGCGGCCACGAGGGGGGCCGGAACGACCGTTTGGGGTTGATCGCCGGCCGTGGCGTCTACCCGATCTTGATGGCGCAAGCCGCGCGCCGAGCCGGAGTCGAGGAGCTCAGCACCGTCGCTTTCATCGGGGAGACCGATCCCGAGATCGAGAAGCTGAGCCGTCGTGTCGAGTGGCTCCGTGTCGGTCAGCTGGGGAGCCTCCTCCGCTTCTTCCGCGGCTGCGGGGTCGCCCGCGCCGTGATGGCGGGAGCGATCGCCCCTTCCCACCTCTTTGATTTGCGCCCGGATCTGAAGGCGCTTTTGCTTCTGGCCCGCCTAAAGGTGCGCAACGCGGCGACGATCTTCGGCGCGATCGCCGATGAGTTGCGCAGGGTCGGGGTCCTTCTTTTGCCCGCCACCACCTACTTGGAGGATCAGCTGGCTCCGGTGGGCCACTTCGGCGGACCGCCTCTGCGGCCGCGACAGTGGGAGGATGCGGCGTTCGGGTTTCGGATGGCCAAGGAGATCGCCCGGCTGGACATCGGGCAATCCCTGGTCGTGAAGCAAGGTACGGTTTTGGCTGTGGAGGCGTTCGAGGGGACAGACAAGACCTTGGAGCGCGGGGGCGGATTGGGTCACGGCAAAGCCGTTTTGATCAAGGTCAGCAAGCCGGGCCAGGACTTTCGATTCGACGTGCCCGTGATCGGGCGGCGGACGATCGAAATGGCGCGAAGATCCGGAGTGGAGCTGATTGTCTGCGAGGCGGGCAAGACGTTGATCCTGGAGAAAGAGAAGGTCGTCGATCTTGCCGGAGAACTGGGAATTTCTCTTTACGGAATGCGGGAGGAGGGAGAAAAGGCGGGATGCAGCCTATCGAGATCGGTGTAG
- the nusA gene encoding transcription termination factor NusA produces the protein MNQEVLAIIEYMAREKGIRREAFLEAMQSALLAAARKSIGPARDLRVEIHPKTGNITARANLEVVEKVDDPRGQVSLKRAREIDPGAQLGQIIDVEVTPKDFGRIAAQVFKQTINQALRSIEREMVLAEFKDRVDHIVMGTVRRFDRSDVILDLGRYEGVMPARERVPGEEYMVGDRIRAYVLAVDNTSHGPQVVLSRSHPNFVRKLLELEVSEVADHTVEIKAMAREPGFRTKIAVRSTNPKIDPVGACVGVRGARVKNIVRELHVEKIDLFRWSPDVAELAVEALKPARIKSVELDEAAKRVKAVVDEENYSIALGRKGKNAWLASKITGWEIDILREQSAEENFAQKLARATEEMANALSIDPSTAEQIVRAGFLSPAAVAESEEADLASVLPELDPAALKKLRENARQCAKAS, from the coding sequence ATGAATCAAGAAGTCTTGGCCATCATCGAGTACATGGCAAGAGAGAAGGGCATTCGCCGAGAAGCCTTTCTGGAAGCCATGCAGTCGGCGCTTCTCGCCGCCGCCCGTAAGAGCATCGGGCCGGCGCGCGACCTGCGGGTGGAGATCCATCCGAAGACCGGAAACATCACGGCACGAGCGAATCTGGAGGTGGTGGAGAAGGTCGACGATCCGCGGGGTCAGGTATCGTTGAAGCGAGCTAGGGAGATCGATCCGGGGGCGCAGCTGGGGCAGATCATCGACGTCGAGGTGACGCCCAAGGATTTCGGGCGGATCGCCGCGCAGGTTTTCAAGCAAACGATCAACCAGGCTCTCCGCTCGATCGAGCGGGAGATGGTGCTCGCGGAGTTTAAGGATCGTGTGGATCACATCGTCATGGGCACCGTCCGGCGTTTCGACCGATCCGATGTCATTCTCGACCTCGGCCGCTACGAAGGGGTGATGCCAGCGCGGGAGCGTGTCCCGGGCGAGGAATACATGGTCGGCGACCGGATCCGCGCCTACGTGCTCGCGGTGGACAACACCTCCCATGGTCCGCAGGTGGTTCTCTCCCGGAGCCATCCTAACTTCGTCCGGAAGCTCCTGGAGTTGGAAGTGAGCGAGGTGGCCGACCATACGGTGGAGATTAAGGCCATGGCTAGGGAGCCCGGCTTCCGGACCAAAATCGCCGTGCGGAGCACCAATCCCAAGATCGATCCCGTTGGAGCCTGCGTGGGGGTGCGGGGGGCCCGCGTCAAGAACATCGTGCGCGAGCTCCATGTCGAAAAGATCGATCTGTTCCGCTGGTCGCCGGACGTGGCCGAGCTGGCCGTCGAAGCGCTCAAACCCGCCCGTATCAAGAGCGTGGAGCTGGACGAGGCGGCCAAGCGGGTCAAGGCCGTCGTGGACGAGGAGAACTATTCGATCGCGCTGGGCCGAAAAGGGAAGAACGCGTGGCTGGCCAGCAAGATCACCGGATGGGAGATCGACATCCTCCGGGAGCAGTCGGCGGAGGAAAACTTCGCCCAAAAGCTGGCCCGGGCCACCGAGGAGATGGCAAACGCGCTCTCGATCGATCCCTCGACGGCCGAGCAGATCGTGCGGGCGGGCTTCTTGAGTCCGGCCGCCGTAGCCGAAAGCGAAGAGGCCGATCTGGCTTCGGTGCTGCCCGAATTGGACCCGGCAGCCCTGAAGAAGTTGCGCGAAAACGCGCGCCAATGCGCCAAAGCCTCGTAA